From Cellulosimicrobium cellulans, the proteins below share one genomic window:
- a CDS encoding LacI family DNA-binding transcriptional regulator, with protein MPAQDRGAATGGPATIASIAAEAGVSVPTVSKVLNGRPDVAAATRARVEAALERHQYRRRRSAPATPTPLIDLVFHQLDSAWSIEIIRGVEEAAAAAKVGVVLSELGGEHRPPQDWLDAVLARRPLGVLLVLSSLDQSQRHQLETRSIPFVVVDTEGEQPAGVPTVGSNNWSGGLSATRHLLGLGHRRVAIISGPSDVLCSRARIDGYRSAHDEAGVAVDPGLVRYGDFYVDGGYEHGKALLSLPDRPTAIFAGSDMQALGVLRAARELGLRIPEDLSVVGYDDLPLAGWIGPELTTVHQPLHEMAGTATRMLLDLARGGRPMNQRLDLATELVVRESTAPPQT; from the coding sequence ATGCCAGCGCAGGACCGGGGTGCCGCCACGGGCGGCCCCGCGACGATCGCGTCCATCGCCGCGGAGGCCGGGGTGTCCGTGCCCACGGTGTCCAAGGTGCTCAACGGCCGGCCCGACGTCGCGGCGGCCACCCGGGCGCGTGTCGAGGCCGCGCTCGAGCGCCACCAGTACCGGCGCCGCCGGTCCGCACCCGCGACGCCGACGCCCCTGATCGACCTCGTGTTCCACCAGCTCGACTCCGCGTGGTCCATCGAGATCATCCGGGGCGTCGAGGAGGCGGCCGCCGCCGCCAAGGTGGGCGTGGTGCTCTCCGAGCTCGGCGGCGAGCACCGGCCTCCCCAGGACTGGCTCGACGCCGTCCTCGCGCGCCGCCCGCTCGGGGTCCTTCTCGTCCTGTCGAGCCTCGACCAGTCCCAGCGGCACCAGCTCGAGACACGCTCCATCCCGTTCGTCGTGGTCGACACGGAGGGCGAGCAGCCCGCGGGGGTCCCGACGGTGGGGTCCAACAACTGGAGCGGCGGACTCTCGGCGACGCGGCACCTCCTGGGCCTCGGCCACCGTCGCGTCGCCATCATCTCGGGCCCCTCGGACGTGCTGTGCAGCCGCGCCCGCATCGACGGCTACCGCAGCGCGCACGACGAGGCGGGTGTCGCCGTCGACCCCGGGCTCGTGCGCTACGGCGACTTCTACGTGGACGGCGGGTACGAGCACGGCAAGGCCCTGCTCTCGCTCCCCGACCGCCCGACGGCGATCTTCGCCGGGTCGGACATGCAGGCGCTCGGCGTCCTGCGGGCCGCGCGCGAGCTCGGCCTACGGATCCCCGAGGACCTGTCGGTCGTCGGCTACGACGACCTCCCGCTCGCGGGCTGGATCGGCCCCGAGCTGACCACCGTGCACCAGCCGCTGCACGAGATGGCGGGGACGGCGACGCGCATGCTGCTCGACCTCGCGCGGGGCGGCCGGCCCATGAACCAGCGCCTCGACCTCGCGACCGAGCTCGTGGTGCGCGAGAGCACGGCGCCGCCGCAGACCTGA
- a CDS encoding FadR/GntR family transcriptional regulator: MRTHERVLARIEADLAAGRWALGERLPAERALAEELGVSRPSVREAIRVLEAMGIVRTAVGSGPDAGATVVDRPAAGLGAAVRLHVASGTLAVRDVVETRVLLETWAACAAAERVVAERVVAARDTGERASEPGPGTPEVAGALPAAGALLDRMDDPALAAAEFRELDASFHVLLVRLAGNPLVEAVMTGLRGAIESYVAQGSAALPSWDRTATRLRAEHRAVLAAVTAGDGERAAREVRAHIEGFYAETGL; the protein is encoded by the coding sequence GTGCGCACCCACGAACGCGTCCTCGCCCGCATCGAGGCGGACCTCGCCGCGGGTCGCTGGGCGCTGGGGGAGCGGCTCCCGGCCGAGCGTGCGCTCGCGGAGGAGCTGGGCGTGTCGCGCCCCTCCGTGCGCGAGGCGATCCGCGTCCTGGAGGCCATGGGCATCGTGCGCACGGCCGTCGGGTCGGGGCCCGACGCCGGTGCGACCGTCGTCGACCGGCCCGCCGCGGGCCTCGGTGCGGCCGTGCGGCTCCACGTCGCGTCGGGGACGCTCGCCGTGCGCGACGTCGTCGAGACGCGCGTGCTGCTGGAGACGTGGGCGGCGTGCGCGGCGGCCGAGCGGGTCGTCGCCGAGCGGGTCGTCGCCGCGCGGGACACCGGCGAGCGGGCGTCCGAGCCAGGACCCGGCACCCCGGAGGTCGCCGGGGCGCTCCCCGCGGCGGGCGCGCTGCTCGACCGCATGGACGACCCGGCGCTCGCGGCGGCCGAGTTCCGCGAGCTCGACGCGTCGTTCCACGTGCTGCTCGTGCGGCTCGCGGGCAACCCGCTCGTCGAGGCGGTGATGACCGGGCTGCGTGGCGCGATCGAGTCGTACGTCGCTCAGGGGAGCGCGGCCCTGCCGTCCTGGGACCGGACGGCGACGCGCCTGCGCGCCGAGCACCGCGCCGTCCTGGCTGCTGTGACCGCGGGCGACGGTGAGCGTGCCGCGCGCGAGGTCCGCGCCCACATCGAGGGCTTCTACGCCGAGACGGGGCTCTGA
- a CDS encoding endo-1,4-beta-xylanase: protein MTRALPLRSTNGRRSAVLAALVAVLITTGVGVGSAQAAGATLEAAAGESGRYFGTALAAGRLSDSTYSTIANREFDTITAENEMKMDATEPSQNSFNYSQGDQIVSWATSRGKQVRGHALAWHSQQPGWMQNMSGSALRQAMLNHVTQVATHYRGKIYAWDVVNEAFADGGSGARRDSNLQRTGNDWIEAAFRAARAADPGAKLCYNDYNTDNWSHAKTQAVYSMVRDFKARGVPIDCVGFQAHFNSGNPVPSNYHTTLQNFADLGVDVQITELDIEGSGSSQAEQYRGVVQACMAVSRCTGITVWGVRDTDSWRASGTPLLFDGNGTKKAAYTAVLDQLNSGGRTPGGPGENPGGDGSCTVTVTRGDSWGDRFNTTFQVSGASDWTVTIRTGSGQSLQNSWNAAVSGTSGTLTATPNGNGDAFGITLYSNGNTTLPTATCASASAGGGETCTVTVTRGDSWGDRFNATFQVSGASDWTVTIRTGSGQSLQNSWNAAVSGTSGTLTATPNGNGDAFGITLYSNGNTTLPTATCSA from the coding sequence ATGACCCGAGCACTACCCTTGCGCAGCACGAACGGCAGGAGGTCGGCCGTGCTGGCCGCCCTCGTTGCCGTGCTCATCACGACCGGCGTCGGCGTGGGCTCCGCCCAGGCTGCCGGCGCCACCCTCGAGGCCGCGGCAGGCGAGTCCGGCCGCTACTTCGGCACCGCCCTCGCGGCCGGGAGGCTGTCCGACTCGACGTACTCGACCATCGCGAACCGCGAGTTCGACACGATCACGGCCGAGAACGAGATGAAGATGGACGCGACGGAGCCGTCGCAGAACAGCTTCAACTACTCCCAGGGCGACCAGATCGTCAGCTGGGCGACGAGCCGTGGCAAGCAGGTCCGCGGGCACGCCCTCGCCTGGCACTCGCAGCAGCCGGGCTGGATGCAGAACATGTCCGGCTCCGCGCTCCGCCAGGCGATGCTCAACCACGTGACGCAGGTCGCGACGCACTACCGCGGCAAGATCTACGCGTGGGACGTCGTGAACGAGGCGTTCGCCGACGGCGGCTCCGGCGCGCGCCGCGACTCGAACCTGCAGCGCACCGGCAACGACTGGATCGAGGCCGCGTTCCGGGCGGCCCGCGCCGCCGACCCGGGCGCCAAGCTCTGCTACAACGACTACAACACCGACAACTGGAGCCACGCGAAGACGCAGGCCGTCTACAGCATGGTCCGCGACTTCAAGGCGCGGGGGGTGCCGATCGACTGCGTCGGCTTCCAGGCCCACTTCAACTCGGGCAACCCGGTGCCGAGCAACTACCACACCACGCTCCAGAACTTCGCCGACCTGGGCGTCGACGTGCAGATCACCGAGCTCGACATCGAGGGCTCCGGCTCCTCCCAGGCCGAGCAGTACCGCGGCGTCGTCCAGGCGTGCATGGCCGTGTCGCGCTGCACCGGCATCACCGTCTGGGGCGTGCGGGACACCGACTCGTGGCGCGCGTCCGGCACCCCGCTGCTGTTCGACGGCAACGGCACCAAGAAGGCCGCCTACACCGCAGTGCTCGACCAGCTCAACAGCGGTGGCCGGACCCCCGGCGGCCCCGGCGAGAACCCGGGCGGGGACGGCTCCTGCACCGTGACCGTCACGCGGGGCGACTCCTGGGGCGACCGCTTCAACACGACCTTCCAGGTCTCGGGCGCGTCCGACTGGACCGTGACCATCCGCACCGGCTCAGGCCAGAGCCTGCAGAACTCCTGGAACGCCGCCGTCTCTGGCACCAGCGGCACGCTCACCGCGACACCGAACGGGAACGGCGACGCCTTCGGCATCACGCTGTACTCGAACGGCAACACCACGCTCCCGACGGCCACCTGCGCGTCGGCCTCCGCGGGCGGCGGCGAGACCTGCACCGTGACCGTGACGCGGGGCGACTCCTGGGGTGACCGCTTCAACGCCACCTTCCAGGTCTCGGGCGCGTCCGACTGGACCGTGACCATCCGCACCGGCTCCGGCCAGAGCCTGCAGAACTCCTGGAACGCCGCCGTCTCCGGTACGAGCGGCACCCTCACGGCGACACCGAACGGCAACGGCGACGCCTTCGGGATCACCTTGTACTCGAACGGCAACACCACTCTCCCGACGGCCACCTGCTCGGCCTGA